The sequence below is a genomic window from Nostoc flagelliforme CCNUN1.
GCAGTTCTTAATTGTCTGTAATACGCTTTGGTTAAAGCAGAGAGAAATAGGATACAATTATCGATTTCTGGCTCTGAAATTATATTATCAGCGTATTTCATTTATTTAAGAATTGCCATTTTGTTGCCAATACTATTTTTAACAACAGATAGCCAAAGATTTCTTCAGAGCTATTGGAAGAAATCTTTGGATAAGTTTGGTAAAGCAACTTTTAGAGGATGTTTTAAAAGGGTGTTTTGCTTTCATGATGAATCACGGCGAAGCATCTCAGTACATGGCCGAAATCGAATTTTTATCGTTGCAGTTGACCTGAGCCAGAACGGTAAAGTTATAACTTCTGGGACTTTTAAAACATCCTTTTAGAGGCATAACCTGTTGTCAAAAATTAAATGCAAAACTGACTATGCATTTAAAAAATCTAACAAGGATTAAAAGCAAACCTGATTTTGAACAATACAGGGCCGATTGTTGTGTCGATTGTATCAATTCGGATTTGGGTTTCTTGATTTTGAGCTATATTTGTAGCTCTTGCCGTCAGATTTGTATTGATACCAAAAATCGAACTCACTGGGTTCCTACAGGCATTTATTGTGCCTAATACAATACCTACATTTTTGTCCCAAACATCTGAGAAGGGAGGGTTAAACGTTCGGTTTGGATCATTGATAGTTGGTACTATTTGACCTTGAAATAGTATTCTAACGTTCAGGTTAGCACTGCCTCCTCTAGGCACATCTGCAAAGCCAATGTACTGGACGTTAACCGGCTGAACATTCAATCCAGAAGGTATATTAAGACCGATCCGCAGATTGCAGGCTGCGGATACAACCCTAGGAGATAAAGCTTTAGCTTCAAACTGAGAAAATGTTACTGAAAGAGTATCTCCATTCAAAATTCCCTCTGCTGTTCCCGCTGGGCAACCATTTCCGAAAAGAGTTACTGGAACTTTTTGGAAAGTAAATCCTTGTGGTGTTTGAGACTGTACCGGTGGTGTTTGAGCCTGTACCTGAGATAAACCAACAACATTTAAACTCAATAACGTCAAGCTGGAAATCAGACCAGTTAAAATTTTCATAATTTTCGACTCCGCAAAAACGTGCAATTTCTGGATATTAGCTGCAACTTAAAATTCCTAAGATACTTCTACGCAAAAGAATTTTACCCAGCAGCCTGTTTGGGGTTTGGGGACTTTTAGCAGTTATTAAATATGTTCAATACGCTCTGCTAAGGCAGACAGAAATAGGATAAAAAAATCAATTTCTGGCTGTGAAATTATTTCTCAGCGTATTTCACTTATCAGACAAGAATTCAGGAGTTAAAATTGAGAATTTAGAATTGAACCCTGTACAACTGCCGGATAGCG
It includes:
- a CDS encoding DUF4360 domain-containing protein, whose translation is MKILTGLISSLTLLSLNVVGLSQVQAQTPPVQSQTPQGFTFQKVPVTLFGNGCPAGTAEGILNGDTLSVTFSQFEAKALSPRVVSAACNLRIGLNIPSGLNVQPVNVQYIGFADVPRGGSANLNVRILFQGQIVPTINDPNRTFNPPFSDVWDKNVGIVLGTINACRNPVSSIFGINTNLTARATNIAQNQETQIRIDTIDTTIGPVLFKIRFAFNPC